In a genomic window of Bradyrhizobium ontarionense:
- a CDS encoding substrate-binding domain-containing protein, with translation MRTSHIFKGIVSSLTAALLATAAQADDLKIALIYGKTGPLEAYAKQTEAGLRLGFEYATKGTNTIDGRKIVIITKDDQGKPDLSKAALSEAYQDDGADIAIGTTSSAAALADLPVAEENKKILIVEPAVADQITGEKWNRYIFRTGRNSSQDAISNAVAIGKPGVTVATLAQDYAFGRDGIAAFKEALAKTGATLAAEEYVPTTTTDFTAVAQRLFDALKDKPGRKIIWILWAGAGDPPGKLQDMDPKRYGIELSTGGNILAALAAYKRLPGMEGATYYYYDIPKNPVNDWLVSEHQKRFNAPPDLFTAGGFSAAMAVVAAVTKAKSTDSEKLIAAMEGMEFDTPKGKMIFRKEDHQALQSMYHFRVKVDPNLAWAVNEPVREIKIDEMSIPIRNKR, from the coding sequence GTGCGAACGTCACATATTTTCAAAGGCATTGTTTCATCTCTGACTGCAGCCCTGCTGGCGACCGCCGCGCAGGCCGATGATCTGAAAATCGCTCTCATCTACGGCAAGACCGGCCCTCTTGAGGCCTATGCCAAGCAGACCGAAGCCGGCCTGCGCCTGGGCTTCGAATACGCCACCAAGGGCACCAACACGATCGACGGTCGCAAGATCGTCATCATCACCAAGGACGACCAGGGCAAGCCCGATTTGTCGAAGGCCGCGCTTTCGGAGGCCTATCAGGACGACGGCGCCGACATCGCGATCGGCACGACGTCGTCGGCCGCGGCGCTCGCCGACCTGCCGGTCGCCGAGGAGAACAAGAAGATCCTGATCGTCGAGCCGGCGGTGGCCGACCAGATCACCGGCGAGAAGTGGAACCGCTACATCTTCCGCACCGGCCGCAATTCGTCGCAGGACGCCATCTCCAACGCGGTCGCGATCGGCAAGCCCGGCGTAACCGTCGCTACGCTCGCCCAGGACTACGCGTTCGGCCGCGACGGCATCGCCGCTTTCAAGGAGGCGCTGGCCAAGACCGGCGCCACGCTGGCGGCGGAGGAGTATGTGCCGACCACGACGACCGACTTCACGGCCGTGGCCCAGCGGCTGTTCGATGCGCTGAAGGACAAGCCGGGCCGCAAGATCATCTGGATTCTGTGGGCAGGTGCCGGCGATCCGCCAGGCAAGCTGCAGGACATGGACCCCAAGCGTTACGGCATCGAGCTGTCGACCGGCGGCAACATCCTGGCGGCGCTGGCCGCCTACAAGCGGCTGCCGGGCATGGAAGGCGCCACCTATTACTACTATGACATTCCCAAGAACCCGGTGAATGACTGGCTGGTGTCCGAGCACCAGAAGCGCTTCAATGCGCCGCCTGACCTGTTCACCGCCGGCGGCTTCTCGGCCGCGATGGCCGTCGTCGCCGCCGTGACCAAGGCCAAGTCGACCGACAGCGAGAAGCTGATCGCGGCGATGGAGGGCATGGAGTTCGACACCCCGAAGGGCAAGATGATCTTCCGGAAGGAAGATCACCAGGCGCTGCAAAGCATGTATCACTTCCGCGTCAAGGTCGACCCGAACCTCGCCTGGGCCGTCAACGAGCCGGTGCGCGAGATCAAGATCGACGAGATGAGCATCCCGATCCGCAACAAGCGCTAG
- a CDS encoding putative bifunctional diguanylate cyclase/phosphodiesterase — protein sequence MYSSDRFNFSDDASEGLGTAEAELRFLRGVLRQLPAGVTVQDEHGRFLLVNDAASIQLGAAANSADRVSAPHLDSRRAACRELLAQGRTVIAEEKVAGERGAQTLLTAHRPARIGEQRVLISSSADISEQKDFEDQLFRAAYYDELTGLPMRRVVEHRADNLVRRGRIEGRFALAFLDLDNFKYINDYYGHATGDAMLVELAKRISRDLRESDLLSRISGDEFLLLLHPIERAEEVAEFLQGLLHRLNAPFFIDGAEVFASASVGVSLYPEHGASYDVLRQNADLAMYRVKNSGKGALAFFSSAMEHEALARMKVEQSLRLAILEKRFCCAFQAKVDIRTEEIKGIEALVRLRDNEGVIQAPGSFINLAVELGLIDELAHLVLDEIVKSIDLINDTFGHEATISINVAAKQASNPDFMQPFAQAIEATGFPKRFMIEVTEDAFVTRSHFQDEIVPLLRRIGVGISIDDFGIGYSSLSALADITADEIKIDRSFITDIHKRPRSQGILRAIESLSEALGMTVIAEGIESFEELAYLQAATKIRYAQGYYFSRPIFLEELKPAIPIASEARMSLASRPVQENRQAYARSSRYRR from the coding sequence ATGTACAGTAGCGACCGATTCAACTTTTCTGACGATGCATCAGAGGGCCTTGGCACGGCCGAGGCCGAGCTGCGCTTCCTGCGCGGCGTCCTCCGGCAGCTTCCGGCGGGCGTTACGGTTCAGGACGAGCACGGTCGTTTTCTCCTGGTCAATGACGCGGCATCGATTCAGCTCGGCGCTGCAGCCAACAGCGCCGACCGCGTGTCGGCGCCGCATCTCGACAGCAGGCGCGCGGCGTGTCGCGAGCTGCTCGCGCAAGGCCGGACCGTGATTGCCGAGGAAAAAGTGGCCGGCGAGCGCGGCGCGCAGACATTGCTGACCGCCCATCGGCCGGCCCGGATCGGCGAGCAGCGCGTCCTCATTTCCAGCTCGGCCGACATCAGCGAGCAGAAGGACTTCGAGGACCAGTTGTTCCGCGCGGCCTATTATGATGAATTGACCGGCCTGCCGATGCGCCGTGTGGTCGAGCATCGCGCCGACAATCTGGTCCGGCGCGGCCGGATCGAGGGACGCTTCGCGCTCGCCTTCCTCGATCTCGACAACTTCAAATACATCAACGACTATTACGGCCACGCCACCGGCGACGCGATGCTGGTCGAACTCGCCAAGCGCATCAGCCGGGATCTGCGCGAATCGGATCTGTTGTCGCGCATCAGCGGCGATGAGTTCCTGCTGCTGTTGCATCCGATCGAGCGGGCCGAGGAGGTCGCCGAATTCCTGCAGGGTCTGCTGCACCGCCTGAACGCGCCATTCTTCATCGATGGCGCGGAGGTGTTCGCCTCCGCCTCCGTCGGGGTCAGCCTCTATCCCGAGCACGGCGCGAGCTACGACGTGCTGCGCCAGAACGCCGATCTCGCGATGTACCGCGTCAAGAACAGCGGCAAGGGAGCGCTGGCGTTCTTCTCGAGCGCGATGGAGCACGAGGCGCTCGCGCGCATGAAGGTCGAGCAGTCGCTGCGGCTCGCCATTCTCGAGAAGCGCTTCTGCTGCGCGTTTCAGGCCAAGGTCGACATCCGCACCGAGGAGATCAAGGGCATCGAGGCGCTGGTGCGCCTGCGCGACAATGAGGGTGTGATCCAGGCTCCCGGATCCTTCATCAATCTCGCCGTCGAGCTCGGCCTGATCGACGAGCTCGCGCATCTGGTGCTGGACGAGATCGTCAAATCGATCGATCTGATCAATGACACCTTCGGACACGAGGCGACGATCAGCATCAACGTCGCGGCCAAGCAGGCTTCGAATCCGGATTTCATGCAGCCCTTCGCCCAGGCGATCGAGGCGACTGGATTCCCGAAGCGGTTCATGATCGAGGTCACCGAGGACGCGTTCGTGACCCGCAGCCATTTCCAGGACGAGATCGTGCCGCTGTTGCGCAGGATCGGCGTCGGCATCTCGATCGATGATTTCGGCATCGGCTATTCGTCGCTGTCGGCGCTCGCCGATATCACCGCCGACGAGATCAAGATCGACCGCTCGTTCATCACCGACATCCATAAGCGGCCGCGCAGCCAGGGCATCCTGCGCGCGATCGAGTCGCTGAGCGAAGCGCTCGGCATGACCGTCATCGCGGAAGGCATCGAGTCGTTCGAGGAGCTCGCCTATCTGCAGGCGGCAACCAAGATTCGCTACGCGCAGGGCTACTACTTCTCGCGTCCGATCTTTCTCGAGGAGCTGAAGCCGGCGATCCCGATTGCAAGCGAAGCGCGCATGAGCCTGGCCAGTCGCCCTGTGCAGGAAAACCGGCAGGCTTACGCGCGCAGCAGCCGCTATCGGCGCTGA
- a CDS encoding sensor histidine kinase, giving the protein MTRLIDDIKQIWHGELQPSLAWSGTFATLCLVVATAIRFGMAHLRPDVFFTPYIPAVFFATAIGGSAVGIATAMIGATLGLVLDFGGGPVDAAKVALMALYLTVSALVIWGAGHYRSLAVKQREIARRLTEEEQYRKLLVDELHHRLKNKTSTIHAVLHQVLHDQPQVWSSIDKRIRALATADDLIARVDGQGCDLKDLLMSELGPYGHVRFELNGGALFVPAKLAVSFALIFHELATNAGKYGAFASPRGFLQVSWTMQEDRLKLTWDETEGPPVDHIGKPGFGTKLLNAALSAFDGKIETTFLKTGIHCTMQCRVPPN; this is encoded by the coding sequence ATGACGCGACTCATCGATGACATCAAGCAAATCTGGCACGGCGAGCTGCAGCCCTCATTGGCCTGGAGCGGCACATTCGCAACGCTGTGCCTGGTCGTCGCGACCGCGATCCGATTCGGCATGGCGCATCTGCGCCCCGACGTGTTCTTCACACCCTACATCCCCGCGGTTTTCTTCGCCACCGCGATAGGAGGATCAGCCGTCGGCATCGCCACGGCGATGATAGGCGCGACGCTCGGGCTGGTGCTCGATTTCGGCGGCGGTCCGGTCGATGCGGCAAAGGTGGCGCTGATGGCCTTGTATCTCACCGTGTCGGCCCTTGTGATCTGGGGCGCTGGCCACTACCGCAGCCTCGCGGTCAAGCAGCGCGAGATCGCCAGGCGCCTGACCGAGGAGGAGCAGTATCGCAAGCTGCTGGTCGACGAGCTGCATCACCGGCTGAAGAACAAGACCTCGACGATCCACGCGGTGCTGCATCAGGTGCTGCACGACCAGCCGCAGGTCTGGAGCAGTATCGACAAGCGTATCCGCGCGCTCGCGACCGCCGACGATCTGATCGCGCGGGTCGACGGACAGGGGTGCGATCTGAAGGACCTCCTGATGTCGGAGCTCGGGCCCTATGGCCACGTCCGCTTCGAGCTCAACGGCGGCGCGCTGTTCGTTCCGGCCAAGCTCGCCGTCAGTTTCGCCCTGATCTTCCACGAGCTCGCGACCAATGCCGGCAAATACGGCGCCTTCGCCTCGCCGCGCGGCTTCCTGCAGGTCTCATGGACGATGCAGGAGGATCGCCTCAAGCTGACCTGGGACGAGACCGAGGGCCCGCCGGTCGATCACATCGGCAAGCCCGGTTTCGGCACCAAGCTGCTGAATGCCGCCTTGTCGGCGTTCGACGGCAAGATCGAGACCACGTTCCTGAAGACGGGTATCCACTGCACCATGCAGTGCCGGGTGCCGCCGAACTGA
- a CDS encoding SDR family NAD(P)-dependent oxidoreductase, translating to MGRLDGKVAVITGATSGIGLRTAEIFVAEGAKVIIAGRRSHEGEALARRLGDVCVFRQTDVTVDEQMRALIDLAVERFGRLDCLFNNAGGPAQTGGIEGLDADRFDQAMAVLVRSVMLGMKYAAPHMKTQGAGSIINNGSIAGRLAGYSTSLVYSTAKAAVIHLTKCVAMELGESGVRVNSISPGLIATGIFGKALGLSTEAAEKTPETIRNAYATAQPIPRAGLPDDIAHAAVFLASDESGFINGHDLVVDGAITGGRNWSQQQQGYAAMRKLLGDAVE from the coding sequence ATGGGACGACTTGACGGCAAGGTTGCCGTGATCACGGGAGCGACCAGCGGCATCGGTCTGCGGACAGCGGAAATCTTCGTCGCCGAGGGCGCGAAGGTGATCATCGCCGGCCGCCGCAGCCACGAGGGTGAGGCGCTGGCGCGCCGTCTCGGCGACGTCTGCGTATTCCGCCAGACGGACGTCACCGTCGACGAGCAGATGCGCGCGCTGATCGATCTCGCGGTCGAGCGCTTCGGCCGGCTGGATTGCCTGTTCAACAATGCCGGCGGACCGGCGCAGACCGGGGGCATCGAGGGCCTCGATGCTGATCGTTTCGATCAGGCCATGGCGGTGCTGGTGCGCAGCGTGATGCTGGGGATGAAGTACGCCGCGCCTCACATGAAGACGCAGGGCGCCGGCAGCATCATCAACAATGGCTCGATCGCCGGGCGCCTCGCGGGCTATTCGACCTCGCTGGTCTACAGCACGGCGAAGGCCGCGGTGATCCATCTCACCAAATGCGTGGCGATGGAGCTCGGCGAGTCCGGCGTCCGCGTCAACTCGATCTCGCCGGGACTGATCGCGACCGGCATCTTCGGCAAGGCGCTGGGGCTGTCGACGGAGGCCGCCGAGAAGACGCCGGAGACGATCCGCAACGCCTATGCGACGGCGCAGCCGATCCCGCGTGCCGGCCTGCCCGATGATATCGCCCATGCCGCCGTGTTTCTCGCCAGCGACGAATCCGGCTTCATCAACGGCCATGATCTCGTCGTCGACGGCGCCATCACCGGCGGCCGCAACTGGAGCCAGCAGCAGCAGGGCTATGCCGCGATGCGCAAGCTGCTGGGGGATGCGGTGGAGTAG
- a CDS encoding cytochrome P450, giving the protein MSMQNVASPAFSLTPPRRNTLTHIPGDEGWPIIGKTFEVLADPKGHVERNARKYGPVYRSHMFGDVNVVLLGPEANELVLFDQAKLFSSAHGWGHILNLLFPRGLMLLDFDEHRMHRKALSVAFKAGPMKSYLAGLDRGIAARVAQWKQAPGEMLFYPAIKQLTLDLAATSFLGTEIGPEVDAINRAFVDMVAAAVAPIRRPLPGTQMARGVKGRQRIVTYFSEQIPLRRARSDGDDLFSQLCRATDDQGALLSTQDIVDHMSFLMMAAHDTLTSSLTSFVAQLAAHPEWQQKLRDEVASLGLAESDPMSSEHLEKMKLTEMAFQETLRLMPPVPSLPRRPVRDFTFMGYAIPAGTGIGINPMYTHHMAEIWPEPERFDPMRFTDEAQRGRHRFAWVPFGGGAHMCLGLHFAYMQVKCFARHFLANIEVSFPPNYQPSWQVWPIPKPRDGLKVIVKAV; this is encoded by the coding sequence ATGTCGATGCAAAATGTGGCCTCTCCCGCATTCAGCCTGACGCCGCCGCGGCGCAACACGCTGACGCATATCCCCGGCGACGAGGGCTGGCCGATCATCGGCAAGACGTTCGAGGTGCTGGCCGACCCCAAGGGGCACGTCGAACGCAACGCCCGGAAATATGGCCCCGTCTATCGCAGCCACATGTTCGGCGACGTCAATGTCGTGCTGCTCGGACCCGAGGCCAACGAGCTCGTGCTGTTCGACCAGGCCAAGCTGTTCTCCTCGGCGCATGGCTGGGGCCATATTCTCAACCTGTTGTTTCCGCGTGGCCTGATGCTGCTCGATTTCGACGAGCACCGGATGCACCGCAAGGCGCTCTCGGTCGCCTTCAAGGCCGGGCCGATGAAGTCCTATCTCGCCGGCCTCGACCGCGGCATCGCCGCGCGCGTCGCGCAGTGGAAGCAAGCTCCCGGCGAGATGCTGTTCTATCCTGCGATCAAGCAGCTGACGCTGGATCTCGCTGCGACCTCTTTTCTCGGCACCGAGATCGGGCCGGAGGTCGATGCCATCAACCGCGCCTTCGTCGACATGGTCGCGGCGGCGGTGGCGCCGATCCGCCGGCCGCTGCCCGGAACCCAGATGGCGCGCGGCGTCAAGGGCCGCCAGCGTATCGTCACCTATTTCTCCGAGCAGATCCCGCTGCGCCGCGCCAGGAGCGACGGCGACGATTTGTTCTCGCAGCTGTGTCGCGCCACCGACGACCAGGGCGCACTGCTGTCGACGCAAGACATCGTCGACCACATGAGCTTCCTGATGATGGCGGCGCACGACACGCTGACCTCGTCGCTGACCTCGTTCGTCGCCCAGCTCGCCGCGCATCCGGAGTGGCAGCAGAAGCTGCGCGACGAAGTCGCAAGCCTCGGCCTCGCCGAGAGTGATCCGATGAGCTCGGAGCATCTGGAGAAGATGAAGTTGACCGAGATGGCGTTCCAGGAGACCTTGCGGCTGATGCCGCCGGTGCCGTCGCTGCCACGCCGGCCGGTCAGGGACTTCACCTTCATGGGCTATGCGATCCCGGCCGGCACCGGAATCGGCATCAACCCGATGTACACGCACCACATGGCGGAGATCTGGCCCGAGCCCGAGCGGTTCGACCCGATGCGCTTCACCGACGAGGCCCAGCGTGGCCGCCACCGCTTCGCCTGGGTTCCGTTCGGCGGCGGCGCCCATATGTGCCTCGGCCTGCACTTCGCCTACATGCAGGTGAAATGCTTTGCACGGCACTTCCTTGCCAACATCGAGGTCTCGTTCCCGCCGAACTATCAGCCGAGCTGGCAGGTGTGGCCGATCCCGAAGCCGCGCGACGGATTGAAGGTGATTGTGAAGGCAGTGTGA
- a CDS encoding response regulator encodes MSNQLLVIEDAEVHLSILRKIAAQCGYEATCVTSVEAAAEVLRARTFDCITLDLSLGERCGADILLLLNEMKSRTPVIFISGAEDGTRDEHVRLATVLGLVVHPQFQKPVDLAALRETLRQIATIADCERLVAAVR; translated from the coding sequence ATGAGCAATCAGTTGCTGGTGATCGAAGATGCGGAAGTTCATCTCTCGATCCTTCGCAAGATCGCCGCTCAGTGCGGATATGAGGCGACCTGCGTGACCTCTGTCGAGGCCGCGGCCGAGGTGCTGCGCGCGCGGACCTTCGACTGCATCACCCTGGATCTGTCGCTCGGTGAGCGCTGCGGGGCAGACATCCTGCTGCTGCTCAACGAGATGAAATCACGCACCCCGGTGATCTTCATCAGCGGCGCAGAGGACGGCACACGCGACGAGCATGTGCGCCTCGCGACCGTTCTTGGGCTCGTCGTCCATCCGCAGTTCCAGAAGCCCGTCGACCTGGCGGCCCTGCGCGAGACACTGCGGCAGATCGCGACGATTGCCGATTGCGAGAGGCTGGTCGCGGCGGTGAGGTAA
- a CDS encoding YnfA family protein → MRTGLIYVCAAIAEIAGCFAFWGWLRLGKPVWWLLPGLLSLIAFASLLTLVESDAAGRAYATYGGIYIAASLVWLWAIEGARPDRWDLTGACFCLIGAAIILWGPRA, encoded by the coding sequence ATGAGGACTGGACTCATCTACGTCTGCGCCGCGATCGCGGAGATCGCGGGCTGCTTCGCCTTCTGGGGTTGGCTGCGGCTGGGGAAACCCGTCTGGTGGCTGCTTCCTGGACTGCTGTCGCTCATCGCTTTCGCATCTCTGCTGACGCTGGTCGAAAGCGACGCGGCGGGTCGCGCCTACGCCACCTATGGCGGGATCTACATCGCGGCGTCGCTCGTGTGGCTATGGGCGATCGAGGGCGCGCGCCCGGACCGATGGGATCTCACCGGCGCCTGTTTCTGCCTGATAGGAGCAGCTATCATCCTGTGGGGCCCAAGGGCCTAG
- a CDS encoding MerR family transcriptional regulator → MKPLKIGALARQTGTSAPTIRYYEEIGLLPSAGRQAGNQRIYGEADVRSLTFIRRCREFGFSIGQVRELVALGRDPKSSCADARDLAQEHLQTVRAKLAELKALERSIAALIVSCDASCAGGPGPECVILDDLSKARPRVSRTSSGRAKSGACS, encoded by the coding sequence ATGAAACCCTTGAAGATCGGAGCGCTCGCGCGGCAGACCGGCACCAGCGCGCCCACGATCCGATACTACGAAGAGATCGGGCTGCTGCCGTCCGCCGGTCGCCAGGCCGGCAACCAGCGCATCTATGGCGAGGCCGACGTCAGGAGCCTGACATTCATCCGGCGCTGTCGGGAGTTCGGCTTCTCGATCGGCCAGGTGCGCGAGCTCGTCGCGCTCGGTCGAGATCCTAAGAGCTCATGTGCCGATGCGCGCGATCTCGCGCAGGAGCATCTTCAGACCGTGCGTGCCAAGCTCGCCGAGTTGAAGGCGCTCGAGCGCAGCATCGCCGCCCTCATCGTGAGCTGCGACGCGTCCTGCGCGGGCGGGCCGGGCCCCGAATGCGTGATCCTCGATGATCTCTCCAAGGCACGACCCCGCGTGTCCCGCACGTCGTCAGGACGTGCGAAGTCCGGCGCGTGCTCCTAG
- a CDS encoding LLM class flavin-dependent oxidoreductase, translated as MARLKFGAFLAPHHPIGEHPMLQFRRDLDLVAQLDELGYDEFWCGEHHSSGWEMIASPEMFLAAAGERTRRIRLGTGVISLPYHHPYNVAQRMVQLDHMTGGRAIFGSGPGALASDAHTLGIDPMTQRDRQDEAISIIRRLFNGERVTAKSDWFTMNDAALQILPLQEEMPFVVASQISPSGMTLAGKYGIGIISLGSMSTQGLMALPQQWEFAEDAAKKHGTNVSRANWRVLLSWHIAETREQARREAGPGLMRWHNEYIVGTLMRPGLQAFSSPDEAVDKTAFVDGAAATIGTPDDLVKTIKNLMQVSGGVGHIIGFVHDWANPENTRRSWDMVARYVVPEINGYIDGLRRSQTFVIENRDIFERAGQAVMAKIMDNDKAAAALARTGPGRVAIPAVNAPDLQEAAKRKA; from the coding sequence ATGGCGCGGCTCAAATTCGGCGCTTTCCTCGCTCCGCATCATCCGATCGGCGAGCACCCGATGCTGCAATTCCGCCGCGACCTCGATCTCGTCGCGCAGCTCGACGAGCTCGGCTATGACGAGTTCTGGTGCGGCGAGCATCATTCCTCGGGCTGGGAGATGATCGCTTCGCCCGAGATGTTTCTCGCCGCCGCCGGCGAGCGCACCAGGCGCATCAGGCTCGGCACCGGCGTCATCTCACTGCCCTACCATCATCCCTACAACGTCGCGCAGCGGATGGTGCAGCTCGATCACATGACCGGCGGCCGCGCCATCTTCGGCTCGGGCCCCGGCGCGCTCGCCTCCGATGCGCACACGCTGGGCATCGATCCGATGACGCAGCGCGACCGCCAGGACGAGGCGATCAGCATCATCCGTCGGCTGTTCAACGGCGAGCGCGTCACGGCGAAGAGCGACTGGTTCACGATGAACGACGCGGCCTTGCAGATCCTGCCGCTGCAGGAGGAAATGCCGTTCGTCGTGGCGTCGCAGATTTCGCCGTCCGGCATGACGCTCGCCGGCAAATACGGCATCGGCATCATCTCGCTCGGCTCGATGTCGACGCAGGGGCTGATGGCGCTGCCGCAGCAATGGGAGTTCGCCGAGGACGCCGCGAAGAAGCACGGCACCAATGTGAGCCGGGCGAACTGGCGCGTGTTGCTGTCCTGGCACATCGCCGAGACGCGCGAGCAGGCGCGCCGTGAGGCCGGCCCCGGCCTGATGCGCTGGCACAACGAGTATATCGTCGGCACCTTGATGCGTCCGGGCCTGCAGGCGTTCTCGTCGCCCGACGAGGCTGTCGACAAGACCGCCTTCGTCGACGGCGCGGCGGCGACGATCGGCACGCCCGATGATCTGGTGAAGACGATCAAGAACCTGATGCAGGTATCCGGCGGCGTCGGCCACATCATCGGCTTCGTGCACGACTGGGCCAATCCGGAAAATACGCGGCGCAGCTGGGACATGGTCGCACGCTACGTGGTGCCGGAGATCAACGGCTACATCGACGGCCTGCGCCGCTCGCAAACGTTCGTGATCGAGAACCGCGACATCTTCGAGCGCGCCGGACAAGCCGTGATGGCCAAGATCATGGACAATGACAAGGCCGCCGCCGCGCTGGCGCGGACCGGGCCCGGCCGGGTCGCGATCCCGGCGGTGAATGCGCCCGACCTCCAGGAGGCGGCGAAGCGGAAAGCATAG
- a CDS encoding extracellular catalytic domain type 1 short-chain-length polyhydroxyalkanoate depolymerase has translation MPKELPLSLAENVEYLRRLRELNGITGFADFHRQSRPAPECPLIEIESFGSNPGRLKMFAYVPAQRQPLAPLVVVLHGCGQGAAEYDLGAGWSTLAKHFGFALLLPEQQRVNNPQRCFNWFQSEDITRDQGEVASIREMIARMVADCAIDPRRIYVTGLSAGGAMTMAVLSAHPELFAAGAIIAGLPFGTARNMRDAILQMRMPPARPAGELGDLVRRASHHRGKWPKLSVWHGTADYTVHPDNAGEIVKQWLDLHHLPLAPMAKTVVDGYPRQQWWNDDGEPIVESYTITNMAHGTPIGIAANDKRYGKAGPFLLEAGISSSYHIAKFFGVTDWIRPLKAATTSPSTKLIPQVSPISAVPALTKILRRAADVPSPAAEPVDVKPAHIKAVEPRVSPTGMLLSAPASAVVPQPKVEHQEPASEPRKAAKPRPDQKPESKLVAVSRPAEPKPLDARTIEASISGNGAAGRPRRRTIDVAAVIDRALQAAGLK, from the coding sequence ATGCCGAAGGAGCTGCCGTTGTCCCTCGCCGAAAATGTTGAGTATTTGCGACGGCTGCGGGAGCTGAACGGTATCACCGGATTTGCCGATTTCCATCGCCAGTCGCGTCCCGCGCCCGAGTGTCCGCTGATCGAAATCGAGAGCTTCGGCAGCAATCCCGGCCGGCTGAAGATGTTCGCCTATGTGCCGGCGCAGCGCCAGCCGTTGGCGCCGCTCGTGGTCGTGCTGCATGGCTGCGGGCAGGGCGCCGCCGAGTATGATCTCGGCGCGGGCTGGTCGACGCTCGCCAAGCATTTCGGCTTCGCGCTGCTGTTGCCGGAGCAGCAGCGCGTGAACAATCCGCAGCGCTGCTTCAACTGGTTTCAGTCCGAGGATATCACCCGCGACCAGGGCGAGGTCGCCTCGATCCGCGAGATGATCGCGCGCATGGTGGCGGATTGCGCCATTGATCCACGCCGCATCTACGTCACCGGCCTGTCGGCCGGCGGCGCGATGACCATGGCGGTGCTGTCGGCGCATCCCGAATTGTTCGCGGCCGGCGCGATCATTGCCGGCCTGCCGTTCGGCACCGCCCGCAACATGCGCGATGCGATCCTGCAGATGCGGATGCCGCCGGCGCGCCCCGCCGGCGAGCTCGGCGATCTCGTCCGCCGCGCCTCGCACCATCGCGGCAAATGGCCGAAGCTGTCGGTGTGGCACGGCACCGCCGACTACACGGTGCACCCGGACAATGCCGGCGAGATCGTCAAGCAGTGGCTGGACCTGCATCATCTGCCGCTGGCACCGATGGCCAAAACCGTCGTGGACGGCTATCCGCGTCAGCAGTGGTGGAATGACGACGGCGAACCGATCGTCGAGTCCTACACCATCACCAACATGGCGCATGGCACGCCGATCGGGATCGCGGCCAACGACAAGCGCTATGGCAAGGCGGGGCCGTTCCTGCTCGAGGCCGGCATCTCGTCGTCCTATCACATCGCGAAATTCTTCGGCGTCACCGACTGGATTCGTCCGCTCAAGGCGGCCACGACGTCGCCGAGCACAAAGCTGATCCCGCAGGTGTCGCCGATCTCGGCTGTACCGGCCTTGACCAAGATCTTGCGGCGCGCGGCGGACGTGCCGTCGCCCGCTGCGGAGCCGGTCGACGTCAAGCCAGCCCACATCAAAGCGGTCGAGCCCAGAGTATCGCCGACCGGCATGTTGCTTTCTGCACCGGCATCCGCCGTGGTCCCGCAGCCCAAGGTCGAGCATCAGGAGCCGGCATCCGAGCCGCGGAAAGCGGCAAAGCCCAGGCCGGACCAGAAGCCGGAGTCCAAGCTTGTGGCCGTCTCCAGGCCCGCGGAGCCGAAGCCGTTGGATGCGAGGACGATTGAAGCCTCGATCAGCGGCAATGGCGCGGCCGGCAGGCCGCGGCGCCGGACCATCGATGTCGCCGCCGTGATCGATCGCGCCCTGCAGGCGGCCGGCCTGAAGTAG